The window ATGCCTCCGCCCAACAGCTTTGCCAAGCTCGAGTGGTTGCCATGGTCGGCAACCCCAACGTCGGCAAAACATCTCTCTTCAACCGACTGACCAACCTGCTGGCGAAGACTTCCAACTTCGCAGGGACAACCGTGGACCGACGCACCGGCACCGCGGATTTGAACGAGGGTCAATCGTGCACGTTGGTTGACTTGCCCGGTCTGTATTCGCTGACGGCGTCATCTCCCGAAGAACAAATTGCTCGAGCATTCATCACCGGTGAATCCGAATGCCCTCCCGAGGGCGTGCTGGTCGTGGTCGACGCGACCAATCTCCAACGCAGCCTCGCCGTAGCCCGCGAAGCAATCCAATGCGGACGGCCGACGCTGGTCGCCGTCAACATGATCGAACTGGCTCGCAAGAGTGGCGTCGACGTCGACTTGGATGTCCTTTCACAAAAACTTGGCTGCCCCGTCATTGGTGTCTCGGCTCGTACCGGCGAAGGCCTGGACGAACTGAAATCCAACCTTCGGCAATTGCTGCACCCGCGAAAAATGGTTGTGCTGGGTGCTGAAGCCGAGCCGGCTGAAATTGAGTGCGGTGCATGCGGAGTTTGCCCGTTCGCCGATGGCCATCGCTGGGCGTCGACTCTCGCTCGCGAAAGCACTCGAACCGGATACGTCGCATCGGAAGAATGGACGGACCGGGTTGATCAGGTCACCACCCATCGCTTCCTCGGCCCGGTGATCTTTGTCGCCGTGATGGTTGCCGCGTTCGCGTCGGTGTTTTACCTCGCGCAGTATCCGATGGAATGGCTTGACGCCACGTTCGGATTGGTGACGGAGAAGGTCGGTGGCTGGTTACCCGAAGGCGACCTGAACAGCTTGATCACCGATGGAATTTTGGCTGGCATCGGCGGCGTGGTGATTTTCCTGCCGCAGATCTGCATTCTATTTTTCATGCTCGCCATCCTCGAGGACTCCGGTTATCTCTCGCGAGCTGTCGTCGTGATCGATCGCTGGATGCGACGCGTCGGATTGCCTGGCCAAGCGTTTGTGCCATTGCTCGCTGCCCATGCCTGCGCCATCCCGGCGATCATGTCCACCAAAGTCATCGCGAATCGACGAGACCGCTTGGCAGCGATCATGGTCATTCCGTTGATGACTTGCTCGGCCCGTCTTCCCGTCTACACGATGGTCGCCGCGCTGCTGTTTCCGTCTAGCCCTTGGTCAGCCGCGTTGTTGTTTGCATCGGCTTACGCACTCGGGATGGTCGCCGCCTTCTTCGTTGCTTGGTTGCTAAAGCGATCGATCCTGCCGGGTGAAGCTTCGCCACTGATCCTGGACTTACCTCCTTACCGCACACCTTCGCTCAGCAACGCACTTCGGCATGCTTATGAACGTGGATGGGGATTCCTGCGAGACGCGGGTGTCGTGATCCTGGCCATCAGCATTGGCATTTGGGTTCTGTCGACCTATCCCAAGCTTCCGGAAGAACGCTTCACTGAGCAGCTGCAAACAGCGGGCTTGAACGCGGAAACGCTCGAAGAGACCGACCTAGAAAATCGTCGAGCACTCGCCGCTCAGGAGTACGCGGTGATTGGACGGATGGGCAAGTTTGTTCAACCCGTTTTCGCGCCGCTTGGTTTCGACTGGAAGACCAGCGTTGGTGTGATGACCAGCTTCGCCGCTCGCGAAGTGGTCGTCTCAACGCTCAGCATTCTCTACGGCTTGGGACCTGAACCCGAGGACGAATCCTCGCTTCACGATCGACTGATGTCGGCCACCGACGCGGAAGGCAATCGAGTCTTCACGCCCGCGACATGTGTTAGCCTGCTGGTCTTCTTCGTTTTGGCAATGCAGTGCCTTCCAACACAAGCTGTCACCAAGAAAGAAACCGGCTCATGGGGATGGGCTGTGTTCCAGTTTGGCTACATGACCGTCTTGGCTTACGTCGCCGCCTTGATCGCCTACCAGACGATCTCACGGTTTACTTGAGACGCTCGATTGACCGCTTCTGAAAATCGGTCTACTTCAAACCCATTCCGTTGGGACGGTTGGTGATCGCACCGCGGACGCCCAATTGCCTTGGGTCACGAGCGATCTTGTCCGAGAAGACGCGAACGTCATCGAGAATCGGACGCAAACGTGCCGAGGCCGCTTCGATGTTCTGAACGGTACGCTGGACTTGGTAAAACAGCTCATCATCCTCGAGCAGACGACGTACGGTTCCATCACTGCTGTTGAGCGTTCGACCAAACGTATCCAACTGCACCAACGCATTGTCGACATTGGCCAAGCTCACCAATACCGCCTCGATCAACTCACCGCCGCGTTCACCCAGCGGTTCAGTGAAGGCCTCGATGTTCTCTGCCGTGCCCTCAAAACTCTTTGCTGTCGATCGAACACTGCGAAGCGTGGATTGCAATTCGTTCGCGGTTTGCGAAACGGCATCTTCGGCGACGATCCCAACTTGTTCGAACTGCCCGCCAACTTCTCGGAAGGTCTCGAACGTTTCGCGAGCGTCTTCGAGCGTGACTTTGACTTCGTCTAAAACACCTGGCAATCGATCAACCGTATCACTCACGTTTCGCTGGATTTGAGGGTCGCCAATGATTGACCGAATGTCGCGGACCAAGAAGCTAAACTCCTTGACCGCTTGTGATGCATCCCCGGCCAACTGAGTGATCGTTGGTGGAGTCTGCATGCCTGGCTGTGCGGGTAGTGGTGTCCCCAACTGAGTTCCA of the Rhodopirellula baltica SH 1 genome contains:
- the feoB gene encoding ferrous iron transporter B — translated: MSVSPVAPCNSSEDASAQQLCQARVVAMVGNPNVGKTSLFNRLTNLLAKTSNFAGTTVDRRTGTADLNEGQSCTLVDLPGLYSLTASSPEEQIARAFITGESECPPEGVLVVVDATNLQRSLAVAREAIQCGRPTLVAVNMIELARKSGVDVDLDVLSQKLGCPVIGVSARTGEGLDELKSNLRQLLHPRKMVVLGAEAEPAEIECGACGVCPFADGHRWASTLARESTRTGYVASEEWTDRVDQVTTHRFLGPVIFVAVMVAAFASVFYLAQYPMEWLDATFGLVTEKVGGWLPEGDLNSLITDGILAGIGGVVIFLPQICILFFMLAILEDSGYLSRAVVVIDRWMRRVGLPGQAFVPLLAAHACAIPAIMSTKVIANRRDRLAAIMVIPLMTCSARLPVYTMVAALLFPSSPWSAALLFASAYALGMVAAFFVAWLLKRSILPGEASPLILDLPPYRTPSLSNALRHAYERGWGFLRDAGVVILAISIGIWVLSTYPKLPEERFTEQLQTAGLNAETLEETDLENRRALAAQEYAVIGRMGKFVQPVFAPLGFDWKTSVGVMTSFAAREVVVSTLSILYGLGPEPEDESSLHDRLMSATDAEGNRVFTPATCVSLLVFFVLAMQCLPTQAVTKKETGSWGWAVFQFGYMTVLAYVAALIAYQTISRFT